The following DNA comes from Candidatus Methanomethylophilaceae archaeon.
CCAATGCAATGGAATCCAGCCTCAGAGCCTCCGTATTCGGGATGTAATGGGACATGTCGGTGGACGCGATGACGACTACGTCGCGGCCCTCGCAGGCCTTTGACAGGGCATCGGCCAGCCTCTTGGCCTCGTTGGGAGTTTGATACCCCATGATTATCGGCACGACGGCCGGATCCGGGTCGATGTATTGTATGAACGGCAGCTGGACCTCTATGGAATGCTCCCAGCGATGGACACGTACATCGTCAGTGAACTCCTTGGAAAGCTCCGAGCATATCTCCCTGTCCGGCTCGCACGCCCCGAACGGGGTCAGATAGGGTTCGGAGCATATCACCGTCCCGTCCGCCGTCCCATTATGGTCGGGGCCGATGACGATATACGCTTCGGGAAGCCCGTCCTCCTTTATGGCGCGGTACGCGTGCGCCGCGTTCATCCCAGACGCCATGTACCCGGCATGGGGCGCCATAGCCCCGATTATGCGCCTGGAAGACCCGGCCTCGGATGGGAGCCCCGGTCCCAATGGGTTCGAAAAGCAGGATTCGATGCATGCCCTCAGGGCTTTCGGATCCGATGGATAGAAACGGCCCGCGACCGCCGGTTGCCTCATGAGACAGACAACGATGTTGGGACATAAAAAGTTTGGAGTAAGGTGTTTGATTGCCGTCGGAAATCAGACGAGCTTGGCTTCGAAGTCTTCGATCTGCATCTGGAAGTCTTCGGGGTCCTTGAGGTTGCCGCGGGCGACCAGGACTTCCCTTGCGAGGAGCCAGTAGATGCAGGCCAGAGCGCGCCTTCCCTTGTTGTTGGTGGGGACGACGAGGTCGACGTTGCGGGTCTCGTTGTTGGCATCGCACATCGCGACGATCGGGATTCCGAGGTTGAGAGCCTCGTTGAGAGCCTGCTTGTCGGCGGCAGGGTCGGTAACGACGAGGACTTCAGGCTCGATGAAGTTGGGGTTGGCAGGGTTGGTGAGGGTTCCGGGAACGAAACGTCCGGCGAAAGCGGGAGCTCCGATGGCTCTGGAGAACTCTCTGGCGGGTTTCTGCCCGTACTGCCTGGCGGAAACGACGAGGATGCGCCTGGGGTCGTAGCGGGACAGGAAGGATGCCGCGGCCCTGATCCTCTCGTCGGTCTTCTTGACGTCGAGCACGTAAAGCCCGTCCTGCCTGACCTTGTAGATGAAATCCTTCATGTCTGCGGATTTCTGCTGGGTTCCGATGTGGACTCCAGAGGTGAGGTAGATATCCTCTGCGACCAGAAGGTCGGTGTTGATGGGCATGGACATTTCTTCGTCTTCCATTTCGATCTCTCCTTGAATTTGATCGGAACCTTAAGTTCCGTGGATAAGAGCCAAACAAAAGACCCTTTATTTAATGATTTGCGCCCCCTATTTTTTATTGTTAGTAAGAACATCAAACAACGCACGCGCGCGAGGGTTAAATGAATTATAATATTCATTATACAACATTTTTATTCTATGCATAATCGCTCCGGCAATCTATTTTTATGATGCCGATGATGGGCAGGAACATGGCGAGCGAGATCGAAACATGCGCGGCCGCTTTCTTCAGGGCCAGCGGCAAAGACGTCGTCACCGCCGACGAATTCGTCATGGACGCATCACTGAAGCTGAAGTGGATGCC
Coding sequences within:
- the amrB gene encoding AmmeMemoRadiSam system protein B — translated: MRQPAVAGRFYPSDPKALRACIESCFSNPLGPGLPSEAGSSRRIIGAMAPHAGYMASGMNAAHAYRAIKEDGLPEAYIVIGPDHNGTADGTVICSEPYLTPFGACEPDREICSELSKEFTDDVRVHRWEHSIEVQLPFIQYIDPDPAVVPIIMGYQTPNEAKRLADALSKACEGRDVVVIASTDMSHYIPNTEALRLDSIALDRVSAMDPGGLYLAVKENRITMCGYGPTMAAMMFCSGCSAEVLKHTDSYDSLGMDPDSVVGYGSAVFRR
- a CDS encoding 30S ribosomal protein S2; translated protein: MSMPINTDLLVAEDIYLTSGVHIGTQQKSADMKDFIYKVRQDGLYVLDVKKTDERIRAAASFLSRYDPRRILVVSARQYGQKPAREFSRAIGAPAFAGRFVPGTLTNPANPNFIEPEVLVVTDPAADKQALNEALNLGIPIVAMCDANNETRNVDLVVPTNNKGRRALACIYWLLAREVLVARGNLKDPEDFQMQIEDFEAKLV